Proteins found in one Luteimonas chenhongjianii genomic segment:
- the ybaL gene encoding YbaL family putative K(+) efflux transporter yields MPHNTDLINIVAVGLGVAFIFGALANRLRLSPLVGYLVAGIIVGPFTPGFVADQDLANQLAEIGVMLLMFGVGLHFSLKDLMDVKSIAIPGAVAQITVATVLGWLLAWLMGWSMVSGFVFGLALSVASTVVLLRAMEERRLLDTRRGKIAVGWLIVEDLVMVLALVLLPVLAEITMSRGGGTPPGFGTIVLTILWTLVKVSAFVAVMLLVGRRVIPWILERIAGTGQRELFTLSVLAIALGVAFGASALFGVSFALGAFFAGMVLNESEFSHEAANDSLPLRDAFAVLFFVSVGMLFNPSILVEHPWQVLATFLIIVVGKSIAAYWIVRLFRHPRSTALTISTSLAQIGEFSFILVGLGVVLGLLPETGRDLVLAGALLSIVVNPLLFAGLDRWQAKQELAARAAAAEHAEPLPPEHAIPPELSGHAILVGYGRVGRQLAELLRQRDVPLVIVEDDNELVRRARERGFLVVRGNVASEPVMLDAAPDRAALAIFAIPQALEAGEAIERMKAVNPALTVLARAHSDGEVRHLLQHGADGAVLAERELAYSLAEMVMSTPPFRPVRPGSIPIAESPAPL; encoded by the coding sequence ATGCCGCACAACACCGACCTGATCAACATCGTCGCCGTCGGACTGGGCGTCGCCTTCATCTTCGGCGCGCTCGCCAACCGCCTGCGGCTCTCGCCACTGGTCGGCTATCTGGTCGCGGGCATCATCGTCGGGCCGTTCACGCCAGGCTTCGTCGCCGACCAGGACCTCGCCAACCAGCTCGCCGAGATCGGCGTGATGCTGCTGATGTTCGGCGTCGGCCTGCACTTCTCGCTCAAGGACCTGATGGACGTGAAGTCCATCGCGATCCCCGGCGCGGTCGCGCAGATCACGGTCGCCACCGTACTGGGCTGGTTGCTCGCCTGGCTGATGGGCTGGTCGATGGTCAGCGGTTTCGTGTTCGGCCTGGCGCTGTCGGTCGCCAGTACCGTGGTGCTGCTGCGTGCAATGGAAGAGCGCCGGCTGCTCGATACGCGACGCGGCAAGATCGCGGTGGGCTGGCTGATCGTCGAGGACCTGGTGATGGTGCTGGCGCTGGTGCTGCTGCCGGTACTGGCGGAAATCACCATGAGCCGCGGTGGCGGTACCCCGCCCGGCTTCGGCACGATCGTGCTGACGATCCTGTGGACCCTGGTCAAGGTCAGCGCCTTCGTCGCGGTGATGCTGCTGGTCGGGCGGCGGGTGATCCCATGGATCCTCGAGCGCATCGCCGGCACCGGCCAGCGCGAGCTGTTCACCCTGTCGGTGCTGGCGATCGCGCTGGGCGTGGCGTTCGGCGCGTCGGCGCTGTTCGGCGTGTCGTTCGCGCTGGGCGCGTTCTTCGCCGGCATGGTGCTCAACGAATCGGAATTCAGCCATGAGGCGGCCAACGATTCCCTGCCCCTGCGTGATGCGTTCGCGGTGCTGTTCTTCGTGTCGGTCGGCATGCTGTTCAACCCGTCGATCCTGGTCGAGCACCCCTGGCAGGTACTCGCGACGTTCCTGATCATCGTGGTCGGCAAGTCGATCGCCGCCTACTGGATCGTGCGGCTGTTCCGGCATCCGCGCTCGACCGCGCTGACCATCTCCACCAGCCTGGCGCAGATCGGCGAGTTCTCCTTCATCCTGGTCGGCCTCGGCGTCGTCCTCGGCCTGCTGCCCGAAACCGGCCGCGATCTGGTGCTGGCGGGCGCGCTGCTGTCGATCGTGGTCAACCCGCTGCTGTTCGCCGGGCTCGACCGCTGGCAGGCGAAGCAGGAACTGGCCGCGCGTGCGGCTGCCGCCGAGCATGCGGAACCCCTGCCGCCCGAGCATGCGATTCCGCCCGAGCTGAGCGGTCACGCGATCCTGGTCGGCTATGGCCGCGTCGGCCGCCAGCTGGCCGAGCTGCTGCGGCAGCGCGACGTGCCGCTGGTCATCGTGGAGGACGACAACGAACTGGTGCGGCGCGCGCGCGAGCGCGGCTTTCTGGTCGTGCGCGGAAATGTCGCATCCGAGCCGGTCATGCTCGACGCCGCGCCCGACCGCGCGGCGCTGGCGATCTTCGCGATTCCGCAGGCACTCGAGGCCGGCGAGGCGATCGAACGCATGAAGGCGGTCAATCCCGCGCTCACCGTGCTCGCCCGCGCGCACAGCGATGGCGAAGTCAGGCATCTGCTCCAGCATGGCGCCGACGGCGCGGTGCTGGCCGAGCGCGAACTGGCCTACTCGCTGGCGGAGATGGTGATGTCGACGCCACCGTTCCGGCCTGTGCGCCCGGGCTCGATCCCGATCGCCGAGTCGCCCGCGCCACTGTGA
- a CDS encoding SIR2 family NAD-dependent protein deacylase, protein MRIVVLSGAGISAASGVPTFRDALTGLWARFDPERLATEAAFRADPALVWGWYRWRAAMVAAAAPNAAHADVAALADDGHALTVVTQNVDDLHERGGARDVLHLHGRLLASRCIDCGARATPDPILLAPASPAGGQRETPPSCDRCGAAFRPDVVWFGEALPVDAWEAASRAIEACDLLVVVGTSSLVWPAAGLPDRALRLGTPVLEINPQPTPLSPRATAHWALTATAGMAQLRARLSAGAWDVAGALRFD, encoded by the coding sequence ATGCGCATCGTCGTGCTCAGCGGCGCCGGCATCTCGGCCGCAAGCGGCGTCCCGACCTTCCGCGACGCACTGACCGGCCTGTGGGCCCGCTTCGACCCCGAGCGCCTCGCAACCGAGGCTGCCTTTCGCGCCGATCCCGCCCTGGTCTGGGGCTGGTACCGCTGGCGCGCGGCCATGGTGGCCGCCGCGGCGCCCAACGCCGCGCACGCCGATGTCGCGGCGCTTGCCGACGACGGCCATGCGCTCACCGTGGTCACGCAGAACGTCGACGACCTGCACGAACGCGGCGGCGCGCGCGACGTACTGCATCTGCACGGCCGCCTGCTGGCATCGCGTTGCATCGATTGCGGCGCGCGGGCGACACCCGATCCGATCCTCCTGGCGCCTGCCTCGCCCGCCGGCGGCCAGCGTGAAACACCGCCTTCGTGCGATCGCTGCGGCGCGGCCTTCCGGCCCGACGTGGTGTGGTTCGGCGAAGCCCTGCCCGTCGACGCCTGGGAGGCGGCGAGCCGGGCGATCGAGGCCTGCGACCTGCTGGTCGTCGTCGGCACCTCGTCGCTGGTGTGGCCCGCCGCCGGCCTGCCCGACCGCGCCCTGCGCCTCGGCACGCCGGTGCTGGAGATCAATCCACAGCCGACGCCGCTGTCGCCACGCGCCACCGCGCACTGGGCGCTCACCGCGACGGCCGGGATGGCGCAGCTTCGGGCGCGCCTGTCGGCTGGTGCGTGGGACGTGGCAGGCGCCTTGCGCTTCGACTGA
- a CDS encoding TIGR01777 family oxidoreductase, protein MRILITGGSGFLGSALTRQLQRDGAHVTWLSRRASTPSPEGVDVRDYSGLWADDRFDAVVNLAGAGIADRRWSPARKQALRDSRLMPTHVVTEWIRAAHSPPRVLLSGSAIGWYGAQGDATLDEQSPACDGFQHRLCEEWEAAARVVEARVPVVYLRTGVVLHPAGGMLQRLRLPFGLGLGARLGDGRQFLSWISREDWVCAVIALLRAHVDGDAQAPAGPFNLTAPEPVDNAGFTRAMADALRRRAVLAIPAPALRAGLGEMSTLLIDGQRVLPARLQQRGHVFAWPELAPYLASVLR, encoded by the coding sequence ATGCGCATCCTCATCACCGGCGGCAGCGGTTTCCTCGGCAGTGCGCTGACCAGGCAGCTCCAGCGCGACGGCGCCCACGTCACGTGGTTGTCGCGGCGCGCGTCCACTCCGTCGCCGGAAGGCGTGGACGTGCGCGACTACAGCGGCCTGTGGGCGGACGACCGCTTCGACGCGGTCGTCAACCTTGCCGGCGCCGGCATCGCCGATCGGCGCTGGAGCCCTGCGCGCAAGCAGGCGCTGCGCGACAGCCGGCTGATGCCCACGCACGTGGTCACCGAGTGGATCCGCGCTGCGCATTCGCCGCCACGGGTGCTGCTCAGCGGATCGGCAATCGGCTGGTATGGCGCCCAGGGCGACGCGACGCTGGACGAGCAGAGCCCCGCCTGCGACGGGTTCCAGCATCGGCTGTGCGAGGAGTGGGAGGCCGCCGCGCGCGTGGTGGAGGCGCGCGTGCCGGTCGTATACCTGCGCACCGGCGTGGTACTGCATCCCGCCGGCGGCATGCTGCAGCGCCTGCGTCTGCCGTTCGGGCTCGGTCTTGGCGCCCGTCTGGGCGACGGCCGCCAGTTCCTGAGTTGGATCTCGCGGGAGGACTGGGTGTGCGCCGTCATCGCGCTGCTGCGCGCCCACGTCGATGGGGATGCGCAGGCCCCGGCAGGTCCTTTCAACCTCACCGCGCCCGAGCCCGTGGACAACGCGGGCTTCACCCGCGCCATGGCCGATGCGCTCCGCCGACGCGCAGTGCTCGCGATACCCGCGCCGGCGCTCCGGGCCGGGCTGGGCGAGATGTCCACGTTGCTCATCGATGGACAGCGCGTGCTGCCCGCTCGACTGCAGCAGCGCGGTCACGTCTTCGCTTGGCCCGAGCTCGCGCCCTATCTGGCTTCGGTCCTGCGCTGA